The following are encoded together in the Danaus plexippus chromosome 15, MEX_DaPlex, whole genome shotgun sequence genome:
- the LOC116766322 gene encoding SUN domain-containing protein 3-like — protein sequence MDYELEHDLCFRNAFRSFVCVVLSMLLGLQVYTYFWASQDSFDGDFSDIKYVVMQLTRGLTDVNRKHEKLQNEMERISAALPAVAAAAGRARDALEPRRSPRQLFDVHDYDRQIVDFALETAGARVIDTGDTLEHFIHESPVGWVLHSISALVCRDCLGANAIIKPGTLPGECWAFKGSKGEATIRLLGTVRITGLSLEHIPAHISPTKEISSAPRLFQLEGLEFRGDPYPYDFGTFEYEKDGKPIQYFEVLHQPSKGYNLVRLKIFSNWGHPVYTCVYRVRIHGDLVPGQQQHNSNEEEMRIETE from the exons atggATTACGAGCTGGAACACGACCTGTGTTTCCGTAACGCGTTCCGGTCGTTCGTGTGTGTGGTTCTGTCCATGTTGCTGGGTCTGCAGGTGTACACCTACTTCTGGGCGTCTCAGGACTCGTTCGACGGAGACTTCTCGGATATCAAATATGTTGTGATGCAGCTCACACGGGGTCTCActgat GTGAATCGTAAACATGAAAAGCTCCAGAACGAGATGGAGCGTATATCGGCAGCCCTGCCAGCTGTGGCGGCGGCAGCGGGCCGAGCCAGAGACGCTTTGGAGCCCCGGCGGAGTCCGAGACAACTGTTCGACGTCCATGACTACGACCGACAG ataGTAGACTTCGCCCTGGAGACCGCTGGAGCGCGGGTGATCGACACCGGCGACACCCTGGAGCACTTTATCCACGAATCGCCGGTGGGCTGGGTGCTGCACTCTATAAGTGCGCTGGTGTGCCGCGACTGTCTCGGCGCCAACGCTATCATCAAGCCGGGAACGCTGCCAGGGGAGTGTTGGGCCTTCAAAGGTTCTAAAGGAGAGGCCACGATCCGACTTCTAGGGACAGTACGCATCACCGGCCTCAGTTTGGAACACATACCAGCTCACATCTCTCCCACCAA AGAGATATCTTCGGCACCTCGTCTCTTTCAGTTGGAGGGTCTGGAGTTCCGAGGAGACCCTTATCCATACGATTTCGGCACTTTCGAGTACGAGAAGGACGGGAAGCCGATACAGTACTTCGAAGTGTTGCATCAGCCGTCTAAAGGCTACAATTTAGTGCgtctcaaaatattttccaactGGGGTCACCCGGTGTACACGTGTGTGTACAGAGTGAGGATCCACGGAGACCTGGTGCCGGGCCAGCAGCAGCACAACTCCAACGAGGAGGAGATGCGCATCGAAACAGAATAG